In Syntrophorhabdales bacterium, the following proteins share a genomic window:
- a CDS encoding (2Fe-2S)-binding protein: MGKKEHEPVSEEEKESGKLKVTRRDFLKGLGASTVAAAVITTGGAHSEAEAAAPPKGTRDALITTEINGRSYRVAVKTHWTLLDVLRRELGLTGTKNSCNRGSCGACTVIMDGMAVYACALLAVEADKRKITTIEGLSDGEKLHPIQSVFIQEDALQCGFCTPGMIISTKALLDKNPRPSEAEVKEALSGTICRCAAYPKIVKAVMSVSQKA, encoded by the coding sequence ATGGGCAAGAAGGAACACGAGCCTGTCAGTGAAGAGGAGAAAGAATCGGGCAAACTGAAGGTCACACGTCGTGACTTCCTGAAAGGCCTGGGAGCGAGTACCGTGGCTGCCGCCGTGATCACAACAGGAGGCGCTCACAGCGAGGCGGAAGCAGCGGCTCCTCCAAAGGGGACCCGTGATGCCCTGATCACCACGGAGATCAATGGTCGGAGCTATCGTGTTGCTGTCAAGACGCACTGGACCCTGCTGGATGTTCTGAGAAGGGAGCTTGGTTTAACAGGGACGAAGAATTCCTGCAACCGTGGTAGTTGCGGGGCGTGCACTGTCATCATGGACGGCATGGCTGTGTATGCCTGCGCGCTCCTTGCGGTTGAAGCTGACAAACGAAAGATTACCACGATAGAGGGATTATCTGACGGCGAAAAGCTCCATCCCATTCAGAGCGTATTCATACAGGAGGATGCGCTTCAGTGCGGCTTCTGTACTCCTGGTATGATCATTTCCACCAAGGCGCTGCTCGACAAGAACCCGCGGCCAAGTGAGGCAGAAGTGAAAGAAGCACTTTCAGGGACGATTTGCAGATGCGCCGCTTATCCCAAGATAGTGAAGGCCGTAATGTCGGTTTCACAGAAGGCATGA
- a CDS encoding tripartite tricarboxylate transporter substrate binding protein: MKIKHFFCKTLLALSLVAAIVALASLHSFAAGYPDHTIQLIIPNVAGAGMDITGRLLAEEMGQILGQKIIANNKPGAGTVLGVEAGVRAKKDGYTLIYASAGALVYAPLANPEVVRFDPGKDLEPLGFYCFLPTVVGVKADAPWKTFTQFIDYAKKNPGKLRVTSIGVGSQPHFVIELIQSLTGAQFTHVPFEGGESVVTAVLGGHVEAAVDTYTKLKPHAEAGRLRILVMDPKRASSPEIPTMKELGYKQPLPATWFGMYAPAGIPDEAKKVLIPAVEKAVKATKPKIEAMGITCEYKTPAEQRKLRDDDYRDMAELASKMGLRKP; the protein is encoded by the coding sequence ATGAAGATAAAACATTTCTTCTGCAAGACGTTGCTGGCTCTTTCACTCGTAGCAGCTATTGTGGCGCTGGCGTCTCTGCACTCTTTTGCAGCAGGGTATCCGGATCACACTATTCAGCTCATCATCCCCAATGTTGCAGGGGCCGGAATGGACATCACGGGAAGGCTCCTCGCAGAAGAAATGGGGCAGATCCTGGGCCAGAAAATTATCGCGAATAACAAACCAGGCGCAGGAACGGTTCTGGGAGTCGAGGCAGGCGTCAGGGCGAAGAAGGACGGCTACACTCTGATCTATGCCAGCGCCGGTGCCCTCGTGTATGCACCTCTGGCAAACCCGGAGGTCGTCCGGTTTGATCCTGGGAAAGACCTGGAGCCGCTCGGTTTCTATTGCTTCTTGCCTACCGTTGTCGGGGTTAAAGCAGACGCTCCCTGGAAAACATTCACGCAGTTCATCGATTACGCAAAAAAGAATCCCGGCAAACTACGCGTAACGTCCATCGGCGTCGGCTCTCAGCCGCACTTCGTGATCGAGCTTATTCAGTCTCTTACCGGAGCCCAGTTCACGCACGTGCCTTTCGAGGGAGGGGAATCGGTGGTTACTGCTGTTCTGGGAGGACACGTGGAAGCAGCGGTCGATACGTATACTAAGCTGAAACCGCACGCGGAAGCAGGAAGATTAAGGATCCTGGTGATGGACCCGAAGAGAGCTTCTTCGCCTGAAATACCGACCATGAAGGAACTGGGCTACAAGCAGCCCCTGCCGGCAACCTGGTTCGGCATGTATGCGCCTGCGGGAATTCCGGACGAAGCAAAAAAGGTTCTCATTCCTGCTGTCGAAAAAGCAGTAAAGGCGACAAAGCCGAAGATCGAGGCAATGGGGATCACCTGTGAATACAAAACGCCTGCCGAACAGAGAAAGCTGAGAGACGACGATTACAGGGATATGGCTGAGTTGGCGTCAAAGATGGGCCTGCGCAAACCATAA
- a CDS encoding Xaa-Pro peptidase family protein: MAFSSEERERRDKIMKKIMEANGLKALILFGEVNVGNALYGDLRYYVDNKNVANRQVAVLFPAAQPVLFVGSPIQQQAASRRSSIRDCRSSNDMLAELTALLKERNAVAGKVGVHFDVLPVTWHNHLKHELPGVEWVETHEEIEEARFHHSGEEADLFRKCAPLADGGYEAALRTIRPGATEYQVAAAIEEYARARGAEQHFTLIGSGRFAPGDANALSLPYSPSHRRIEAGDSVVMEITPCLEGYWTQLVRTVNVGTSNPELEKLYRVARDAIRKGLDVFRPGKSVRDLALAIIGYVESCGFIPRPPYGHTCGVDLNEARVSPQNSQVLTAGTAVIIHPTVFTPDGKNSFFWGETYLVTDDGYERINHASDELLTV, encoded by the coding sequence ATGGCGTTCAGCAGCGAGGAGAGGGAACGTAGAGACAAGATAATGAAGAAGATCATGGAGGCCAACGGGCTCAAGGCCTTGATCCTCTTCGGCGAAGTCAATGTGGGTAATGCATTGTACGGTGATCTCAGGTACTACGTCGACAATAAGAACGTGGCAAACAGGCAGGTGGCAGTGCTCTTTCCGGCAGCGCAACCGGTACTCTTTGTTGGCAGCCCCATTCAACAGCAGGCAGCGTCGCGCAGGTCTTCCATAAGGGATTGCCGCTCAAGCAATGATATGCTGGCTGAACTGACAGCGCTCCTGAAAGAACGCAATGCTGTGGCCGGCAAAGTTGGTGTTCACTTCGACGTGCTTCCTGTAACATGGCACAACCATCTGAAGCATGAACTCCCCGGAGTGGAATGGGTAGAAACTCACGAGGAGATCGAAGAGGCACGGTTTCACCATAGCGGTGAGGAAGCAGACCTTTTCAGAAAATGTGCACCCCTCGCTGACGGAGGATATGAAGCAGCACTCCGAACGATTCGTCCAGGGGCTACCGAATACCAGGTGGCCGCAGCCATCGAGGAGTATGCACGCGCACGGGGTGCGGAGCAGCACTTCACGCTCATAGGTTCAGGCCGCTTTGCTCCGGGTGACGCTAACGCTCTTTCGCTTCCCTATTCGCCTTCGCACCGCCGCATAGAGGCAGGTGACAGCGTGGTAATGGAGATTACACCGTGCCTCGAAGGTTACTGGACGCAATTGGTCCGCACGGTGAACGTCGGAACATCCAACCCCGAACTGGAAAAGCTCTATCGTGTTGCGCGCGACGCCATCAGGAAGGGCCTTGACGTCTTCAGACCCGGCAAGAGTGTGCGGGATCTCGCACTTGCTATTATCGGCTACGTTGAGAGTTGCGGCTTTATTCCCAGGCCCCCGTACGGTCATACGTGCGGTGTCGACCTGAACGAAGCGCGTGTTTCCCCACAGAACAGCCAGGTGTTGACAGCAGGGACAGCCGTTATCATCCATCCCACTGTTTTTACGCCGGATGGCAAGAACAGCTTCTTCTGGGGAGAGACATATCTTGTGACCGACGATGGTTATGAACGGATCAACCATGCAAGCGATGAACTGTTGACGGTGTAA
- a CDS encoding FAD binding domain-containing protein: MRLPYFDFLEPDTLQEMFAMMQRYGKKVRLLAGGTDIMPLMKLGLITPSYLLGLKNLPQLRGIKRQGQHVRIGAMTTLAEIATSGFIEKHLPAVHQAALAVAAPPIRNVATIGGNLFQDSRCIFYNQSGTWRLERQACLKAGGKACLAVPGSRKCFSVYQGDLAPALIAHDAKIRIEKKRGKPEEVAVQELFTGQGRNPVQREAEEIATEVIVPIPGKKVSSTYQKLRLRSAMDYPLVGAAAFVSAAGKIIESARIVLSAAGPAPVVVPINGIVVGRRSSEVDLDSVDQLIPRNLPIVNNAFMPAWYRRKMLAVFAKRSMKAALERL, from the coding sequence ATGCGATTACCTTATTTCGATTTCCTGGAGCCTGATACCCTGCAGGAAATGTTCGCGATGATGCAGCGGTACGGAAAGAAGGTACGGCTCCTGGCGGGAGGAACCGATATCATGCCGTTGATGAAGCTCGGCCTCATCACGCCCTCGTACCTCTTGGGACTCAAGAACCTGCCGCAGCTGAGGGGTATCAAGAGACAAGGGCAACATGTACGTATCGGAGCAATGACTACTCTGGCTGAAATCGCGACGTCAGGCTTCATCGAAAAGCATCTTCCTGCGGTTCACCAGGCAGCGCTCGCCGTGGCCGCGCCACCCATCCGTAACGTAGCAACGATCGGCGGAAATCTCTTTCAGGATTCCCGCTGCATCTTCTACAATCAATCGGGTACATGGCGTCTGGAACGTCAGGCGTGCCTTAAGGCGGGAGGCAAGGCGTGTCTGGCAGTGCCTGGAAGCAGAAAGTGCTTCAGCGTCTATCAAGGAGACCTGGCACCTGCGCTTATCGCGCATGATGCGAAGATCAGAATCGAGAAGAAACGGGGCAAACCGGAGGAGGTGGCTGTCCAGGAGCTGTTCACCGGACAGGGGCGTAATCCGGTGCAACGGGAAGCGGAGGAAATCGCAACAGAAGTAATCGTACCCATCCCGGGGAAGAAAGTGAGTTCCACCTATCAAAAACTGAGACTTCGCTCTGCAATGGATTATCCTTTGGTCGGCGCTGCTGCTTTCGTTTCTGCTGCCGGTAAGATTATCGAATCTGCCCGGATTGTCCTCTCCGCAGCAGGGCCCGCGCCCGTGGTCGTGCCTATCAACGGGATTGTCGTCGGTAGAAGGTCCTCGGAGGTTGACCTCGATAGCGTCGATCAATTGATTCCCAGGAATCTCCCGATTGTGAACAACGCCTTCATGCCTGCGTGGTATCGCAGGAAGATGCTTGCCGTTTTTGCGAAGAGGTCGATGAAAGCGGCCCTCGAGCGCCTGTAA
- a CDS encoding molybdopterin cofactor-binding domain-containing protein — MSSQFKIIGTRQPKIDAFERVTARAKYASDFYLPRMLYCKVLRSPYPHARIVSIDTSKASALPGVALVLTHKEMPEYVWHIGMPLLTDVARFVGDDIAVVAAKDEETATEALDLIKVEYQKLPFVLDPEEALKPNAPKLYPDGNLIGGKPAVVSRGDVEKGFTEADLVYEATYRTNMLQHATREPRVCVAVWEAGKLTLWDSTQYSFDVQRGVAKALNMPMSKVRVVCDFMGGGFGDRSGPERYNVLAALVARKTGRPARIEFDREENFTAGHHRYPVILSLKYGVKRDGTLTALQAKAIADMGAYAHFQGAGGTMEVIMSTYRCPNMKGESYSVTTNKPEGGFMRCVGHPQGTFPQEIHMDIIAEKLGMDPVELRLKNYARLEDGDQFRKIPFSSNGMEECIKRGAETFKWNERWKKPVSSAGPVKSGIGMAIHACRHGAIAPGWPSSGMVRVNSDGTINVFTGTSDIGGGQKGTMAMIAAEELGVPLKNVFVTATDTDVTTDTFGTTGSRQTITGGTGTRLAAADAKNQLLDIAAAELKTDKKNLVISEGTVYARGSEKGVPLDQIAAKAPGPIMGRGVGIAPTNMIFHSFAAHFAEVEVDTRTGAVKVLKLVAVHDLGRAINAMATENQIEGGAIQGMGFALAEEQITDRATGICINPSYLDYKVLTIKDFPEITPVIVESVDPFGPFGARGVGEPPYSVPAPAITNAIYNAIGVRFSEIPLTKGVVLASLKKAKS; from the coding sequence ATGAGCTCGCAATTCAAGATCATCGGAACACGCCAACCGAAGATAGACGCATTCGAGCGGGTAACCGCCCGGGCAAAATATGCTTCAGATTTTTACCTACCTCGCATGCTTTATTGTAAAGTACTCCGAAGTCCATATCCTCATGCACGCATCGTGAGCATAGATACCTCCAAGGCATCTGCCTTGCCGGGTGTGGCATTGGTGCTCACACACAAGGAGATGCCGGAGTACGTGTGGCACATCGGAATGCCACTCCTCACAGATGTGGCGCGATTCGTGGGTGACGATATAGCGGTAGTGGCCGCAAAGGATGAGGAGACGGCCACCGAGGCGCTTGATCTCATCAAGGTGGAATACCAGAAGCTTCCCTTTGTACTCGACCCTGAAGAGGCGCTGAAGCCGAACGCGCCCAAACTTTACCCTGATGGGAACTTGATAGGAGGAAAACCTGCGGTAGTGAGCAGGGGGGATGTCGAAAAGGGTTTTACCGAGGCTGATCTCGTTTACGAAGCCACCTACCGGACCAACATGTTGCAGCATGCAACCAGGGAACCGCGCGTCTGCGTCGCAGTATGGGAAGCCGGCAAGCTTACACTCTGGGATTCTACGCAGTACTCTTTTGATGTACAGCGGGGTGTAGCAAAGGCCCTGAATATGCCTATGAGCAAAGTCCGTGTGGTCTGCGATTTTATGGGAGGCGGCTTCGGCGACAGATCAGGGCCGGAGCGTTACAACGTGCTCGCGGCACTGGTTGCCCGGAAGACAGGCCGTCCTGCAAGAATAGAATTCGACAGGGAGGAAAATTTTACGGCAGGCCACCACCGTTATCCGGTGATTCTCTCCTTGAAATATGGTGTGAAGAGGGACGGCACTCTTACTGCCTTGCAGGCGAAAGCCATTGCCGACATGGGAGCGTATGCTCACTTTCAGGGGGCAGGAGGCACGATGGAAGTTATCATGTCCACCTACCGGTGCCCCAATATGAAGGGCGAGAGCTATTCTGTGACGACCAACAAGCCTGAAGGCGGCTTTATGCGGTGCGTGGGCCATCCGCAGGGCACGTTCCCTCAAGAGATCCACATGGATATCATTGCAGAGAAACTGGGAATGGACCCGGTTGAGTTAAGGTTGAAAAACTACGCGCGCCTGGAGGACGGTGACCAGTTCAGAAAAATTCCTTTCAGCAGTAATGGCATGGAAGAGTGCATCAAGCGGGGCGCCGAGACATTCAAGTGGAATGAGCGTTGGAAGAAACCCGTGTCGAGCGCAGGCCCTGTAAAGAGTGGTATCGGCATGGCTATCCATGCCTGCCGCCACGGGGCAATCGCCCCCGGCTGGCCGAGTTCCGGTATGGTCCGCGTCAACAGCGACGGGACCATCAACGTATTTACGGGTACATCAGACATAGGCGGCGGACAAAAGGGAACAATGGCCATGATTGCGGCAGAGGAGTTAGGCGTGCCGCTGAAAAATGTCTTCGTCACTGCGACAGATACTGATGTGACCACAGACACGTTCGGCACTACCGGGAGCCGCCAGACGATCACAGGCGGAACCGGCACAAGGCTGGCTGCGGCCGATGCGAAAAATCAGCTGCTCGATATTGCAGCGGCCGAGCTTAAGACGGACAAGAAGAATCTGGTTATAAGCGAAGGCACGGTTTATGCGCGCGGTTCCGAAAAAGGTGTCCCGCTGGATCAGATTGCAGCCAAGGCACCTGGACCAATAATGGGAAGAGGCGTCGGTATAGCTCCCACGAACATGATTTTTCACTCGTTTGCAGCGCACTTTGCCGAGGTGGAGGTCGACACAAGGACGGGCGCGGTGAAAGTGCTGAAACTCGTGGCAGTGCATGATCTGGGGAGAGCGATTAACGCGATGGCCACAGAAAACCAGATCGAGGGAGGTGCAATCCAGGGCATGGGCTTTGCGCTGGCCGAGGAACAGATTACTGACAGGGCCACAGGAATCTGCATCAACCCCAGCTACCTTGATTACAAGGTACTTACCATCAAGGATTTCCCGGAGATAACCCCCGTGATCGTTGAATCGGTCGACCCCTTTGGCCCCTTCGGGGCCAGGGGAGTTGGTGAACCGCCTTACAGTGTGCCGGCACCTGCCATAACGAACGCGATCTACAACGCGATAGGTGTGCGTTTTTCAGAGATCCCTCTTACTAAGGGTGTGGTGCTTGCGAGCCTTAAAAAAGCGAAGAGCTAG